In the genome of Streptomyces sp. NBC_00190, one region contains:
- a CDS encoding SRPBCC family protein: MALRRLRPVGLDFIEDAPVRLVFAARATAAPEAVYGALAAEVEGWPRWFGAVTLARPTHGGAGREIKLVGGVRFQETIMAADPERRYAYRVDETNAPGVRALLEEWRLTPDGSGTHVRWTFAADGPALFRLALTAARPGLGHSFRTAVRTLDGRLTGRRGADQ, translated from the coding sequence ATGGCTCTGCGCCGACTCCGCCCGGTGGGGCTGGACTTCATCGAGGACGCGCCCGTACGACTGGTCTTCGCCGCGCGAGCCACCGCAGCACCCGAGGCCGTGTACGGGGCACTGGCGGCGGAGGTCGAGGGCTGGCCGCGGTGGTTCGGGGCCGTCACCCTGGCCCGCCCCACGCACGGCGGCGCGGGCCGCGAGATCAAGCTGGTGGGCGGGGTGCGCTTCCAGGAGACGATCATGGCCGCGGACCCCGAGCGGCGGTACGCGTACCGGGTCGACGAGACCAACGCCCCTGGAGTCCGCGCCCTCTTGGAGGAGTGGCGGCTGACCCCCGACGGCTCGGGCACGCACGTCCGCTGGACCTTCGCCGCGGACGGGCCCGCCCTCTTCCGGCTGGCCCTCACCGCCGCCCGCCCGGGCCTGGGCCACTCCTTCCGTACGGCGGTCCGTACGCTCGACGGCCGCCTCACCGGACGGCGCGGGGCGGATCAGTAG